Proteins encoded in a region of the Pelmatolapia mariae isolate MD_Pm_ZW linkage group LG16_19, Pm_UMD_F_2, whole genome shotgun sequence genome:
- the LOC134645925 gene encoding helix-loop-helix protein 1-like, producing the protein MMLSGDHQESELPWGHTDTLLDSLGAQYGSMPVGTQDGEAKAHSKEEKRRKRRATAKYRSAHATRERVRVVAFNVAFAELRKLLPTLPPDKKLSKIEILRLAICYISYLDHVLDV; encoded by the coding sequence ATGATGCTCAGCGGTGATCATCAGGAGTCTGAGCTCCCCTGGGGACACACGGACACCCTTCTGGACTCCCTCGGTGCGCAGTATGGGTCCATGCCGGTCGGAACCCAGGATGGAGAGGCCAAAGCGCATTCCAAGGAGGAGAAAAGGCGCAAGAGGCGCGCCACAGCCAAATATCGATCTGCGCATGCCACCAGGGAACGGGTCCGTGTCGTAGCCTTCAATGTGGCCTTTGCAGAACTAAGGAAACTGCTCCCAACGCTCCCGCCAGACAAAAAGTTGTCCAAGATTGAAATCTTGCGACTCGCGATTTGTTACATCTCATATCTCGACCACGTGCTGGACGTTTAG